The region AGCCGGTATTATCTAATATCGCTGATAGTGATGTTGGTACAAATTTAACTTCACTAGAGCGAAAGTTACACACGGCACTGTACGATATTATTGAGTCAGGCTATGCCCAACTTCAGGTTGACGGCGACTGGCTCGAAATAGAACTCAATAGCGCCTTGCTGTTTCCGAGCGGCTCTTCATCACCTACGCGCTCAGCCGATGCTATTTTAACGGTTATTCATCAAGTACTGATCGATGTGTCGAACTTTATACGGGTTCGCGGTTACACTGACAATCAACCCATTAACAACGAAATATTTTCCTCGAATTGGGAGCTATCTGTTGCCAGAGCCACAGCCATTCTTAGGTTATTAGAGAATTTAGGTATTTTGCCAGCGCGAATGGCAATTGAAGGGTATGGACAGTATTACCCAAGTGCAGACAACGAAACCTCAGAAGGGCGAGCGCAAAATCGTAAAGTGGTTATCGCCATTTCAAAATATGGTCTAGATCAAGAAAGTTTACTTGATACACCAACGATCAGTGTTAAGGACGTAGCAACCATTAAGGAAGTGGTTGATTCTACAGATGAAGACAATAAAATTAGAATCATTCGCTTAGATAACGGTGGTATCCGTATCACGACGCGAAGTGATGAAAACATTAATAACTCAAATAAATAGGTGCTCTATTGGTCGTTTGGACAATTGCTAATCAAAAAGGTGGCGTAGGCAAAACTACGACGACTATTTCACTGGGAGGGTTACTGGCTGAACGCGGACACAAAGTGTTACTGGTCGATACCGACCCTCATGCGTCATTAAGCTATTACTTTGGCATCGAATCTGAAGATTTAGAGCTGAGTGTATACGACCTTTTTGTTCAAGTATCGACGCAGGAGCAAATTGAGCAAACGCTATGCCCGACTCAGTACAAGAATATTGATATTTTGCCTGCAACGATGGGCTTGGCGACACTTGATCGCTCGCTTGGCAGCAAAGGTGGCATGGGCTTAGTGCTTAAAAAAGCAATTCAGAAGCTCGAAGGGCAGTATGATTATGTATTAATGGATTGCCCACCAGTACTTGGTGTTTTAATGGTGAATGCGCTAGCCGCTTCTGATAGAATCATCGTGCCTGTGCAAACAGAGTTTCTCGCTTTAAAAGGTTTAGATCGTATGATGAAAACGATGGAGATCATGCAAGGCGAGCAGCAGGAGCCATTCACGTATACCATAGTGCCAACGATGTTCGATAAGCGCACTAAGGCATCACTGATTGCTTATCAAAAGCTTCAAGAGCTATACGGTGATACGGTTTGGCCTGGCGTAGTGCCAGTAGATACTAATTTTCGCAATGCCAGTGTTTCACAAAAAGTACCTTCTGATTATGCAGGTGCTTCGCGTGGTGTTTACGCCTACAAAAGCTTGTTGAAACATTTAATTAAACTTACCGCAGTAAAGAAATAGGTTAATCAATGTCAAAGTCGCTAGCCGCTAGCCAAAAAGTGATGAGGTCTTATTTATCAGAGCTTTTGACTGATGATGCTGAGTCACTCGAGCAAGCGCCATCAACGCAAAGTGTGCTCACACACAAAGAGCCGGATAGTGAAAAGCTTGAAAAGCTGCTTGAAAATGTTGCAAAACCAAGTTTATCGGTGACGGATAAAGTGACATCAACTCGCGCTCAAGCGCGTGCGATAACAGCGGACGCTAAACCTGTAAAAAGCAAAGTTACGCAAGCACCCAAGGCACCAGCCAAACCAGCAGCTGCGCAAGTAAAGACTGATGTACCAGTAAAAACGACTGCGATTTCGACGACGAAAAGTGAACAAACGGTTCATGTTAAGCCGCAAAAAGACTATCGCGAAGGCAGCTTCCAGGCGATGTTTTTTGACGTCGCCGGGCTTACCATTGCCGTGCCTTTGATTGAGTTAGGCGGTATCCATAACGTGGAAAGCATTAATAACTTAATGGGGAAGCCTGACTGGTTTAAAGGTGTGATGTTACACCGTGAGGAAAAAATTAATGTCGTTGATACGGCGTTATGGGTGATGCCGGAAAAATGTGATCAACAATTAATGGATTCATTACATTATCAATATATTATAATGTTGAGTAATAGCCAGTGGGGGTTAATGGCTGAGCAGCTAGTTGATACCGTAACGTTAGAGCAAAGTGACGTTAAGTGGATGGATAATAACCCTAAACGTCCATGGTTAGCTGGGCTGGTGAAAGAGCGTATGTGTGCGCTATTAGATATCGAAGCTTTGATTAAAATGCTTGATCAAGGCTTAAACGTATACCCAAATTAAGCGTATATCCAAATAATCATTATTGCTGCTGGTGCGGCAATAGTTAACAACTTTGAGGACAAGAAGTATGTCTGACGAAAGACGTAGTGCGAACGATTCAGTTGATACTAATGATGAAGTGTTACAGTGGGTAACCTTTAAGTTAGAGCAAGAGACTTATGGCATCAATGTAATGCAAGTGCAAGAAGTGTTGCGTTACACTGAAATTGCGCCAGTGCCAGGTGCCCCTGATTATGTATTGGGTATTATTAACTTGCGTGGCAATGTCGTGACCGTTATCGATACGCGCTCTCGCTTTGGCTTAGCAGCCGCAGAAATTACTGACAATACGCGTATTGTGATTATTGAAGCAGAAAAGCAGGTTATTGGTATTTTAGTGGATAGTGTTGCTGAAGTCGTTTACCTGAAAGTCTCTGAAATTGATGTTGCACCAAATGTCGGTAACGAAGAAAGTGCTAAGTTTATTCAAGGTGTTTCAAACCGTGAAGGTGAGTTGCTTATCCTTGTTGATCTTAATAAACTGCTATCAGATGACGAATGGGATGAGTTAAAGCAATTCTAAATGGATTTTTAATGAATACCCAAGCTACTTCAAAGTGCTTGTTTCAGTTGGAATTAAAAGCGTTTTAGGCAAGGCATTGATTACAGAGAATGGTTGTTCCCTTGTCAAAATCAATAACACAGTATAAATCGCTTTTAAACCAACCCACTTTTTTAGGGTAGAAAGGGCGCTTCACAGGAACTCACTCTCTGCGTTGCAGCTTATTGAAAGGGAGTGACCATTCCGGCAAGCTGCGCCTTGATATTGAATCCCTGTGACAGCGCTGAAATCAAGCATCTTGAAATAGCATGGGTATAGAGCCTGTATATCAGGCTTTTTTTGTGGACGAGAAATGTGAATATCAACTTTGTATTGATAATTGTTGTCGCAGCAGCTTTGCTGCTCAGCTTGGTTTGGCTGCTTATCAAAGTTTCTCGTCTCAAATCGCAAGCTAAATTATTGAGTAGTCAACTCAATGCGTTAGAAATGCTCACGGCAGATCTACAAGTCAATATTAGTGCACTTGATCAAAAAAATGCGGAACTAAGTGCATTGCTCAACACTCAAACCACCGAAAACGAGCAAGTGTCTAGGCAGCTAGAACATCGAATACGAAATCAACAACAAGAACTGGCCAGTCTTACGCAAAAGTTAACCTTGTTAGATGAGCAACAACCTCAAGATAAGTTTTACCACCGAGCGTCGAAGCTGGCTGCCAAAGGCGCCAGTGCCGAAGAGATTATGGCAGAGTGTGAACTACCCAGAGCTGAGGTTGAAATGTTACTTGCGATGTATAAGCAGGGTGATGGCTAGCCGTATCCCCTAAAGCACAATACTAAACGGCTGCTTTTGGCGTTTGTCGCTTGCAATGCGTTCATTACTGGAGAGCGTAATTTAGGCAAAGTTAGAATTCAAAAAATTACTATTAGGAAAGTTATAGTGAATTATTCATGTTATCGAGTATTTTCATCAGCTTTTTCGTTTCCAACGTTAAAAGCATTGGCCTTGGTGTCAGTTGTTGCCTTATCCGGCTGTTCGTCAACTTCACAGGTTGATAACGATCCCAAAGACCCGTTGGAGCCTGTCAACCGAGCGTCTTGGACTTTCACTTGGGACTATGCCGATAAATATGTTCTAAAACCTGCTGCAACTGCCTATACAGAATACACGCCGACTTTTTTGCGCACTGGTTTGCACAATATGGCGCTTAACCTGAATGAGCCATCGTCTTTCATCAACAATGTCCTGCAAGGAAAATTTACTGACGCGGGTAAAAGTGCTGGTCGTTTTATACTAAATTCTACAGTCGGTATTTTGGGGTTCTTCGATCCGGCTAGCGACTTTGGCTGGACGGGCACGCAAGAGGAATTTGGCGAAGTACTCGCTGTTTATGGTGTAGGTGATGGTCCGTATCTAGTTATCCCGGCACTAGGGCCGAGCTCTGTGCGCGACGAAGCGGGCGATTTTGTTGACCGTTATTATTGGCCTTTAGCTGTCATTGACTTCTGGCCGAATGTTGTCCGTAGCGCAATTATAGGTTTAGAAGCGAGAGCTTCATTAACCCAACAAGAGCAATTGATTAATGAAGCCATTGACCCGTATGAGTTTGTCAAACAAGCTTATTTTCAGAATATGGAATATCGCGTTTACGATGGTAACCCGCCAATTAAGGTTAACGAAGATGAAGAAGCAGAGCTTGACGCTTATTTAGATGAGCTTGATGAAGAGTAAATACCGCCTCTGTGAAAACTCGGTTCGTTGTAAACAACCTTAACAATACTGGTGCATATGTTAGTATTTGCACCAGTTCAAGCAAAACAAATATTTGATTCCTAGGAATTCGCTGTTCAATGAAATACATTTCTACCAAATTTATGTCAGCCATACTTGGCATGACTCTCTCTGTAAGTGCTATCGCCGCTCAGGCTCCTAGCTCGATTACACCGCAACAGCTAGAGCAGTTTAAAAAATTGCCTGTATCCCAACAAAGAGCGTTAGCGCAGAGTATGGGTATTGACTACAACGCAATAAGAAAACAGCTACAAGGTGGTGCAAATACGAGCGACGAGGAAGGTGTGAACGAACAACAAACGATTTATCCTCGTGGCACTCAGTTTGACGAATTTGGTAATCCTATTCTGCCTCAAGATGAAATGCTGGCGGAAGAAGAGGAGGAAGAAACAGAGCCACAGCCGTTTGGCTATGATGTTTTTGCGAATGCGCCATTTACTTTTGCGCCAACCATGGATATTGCCGTGCCTGCTGATTACATCATTGGCGCAGGTGACACCATTAAGCTCCAAATGTTTGGTAAAGAAAGTGACGAATTTGAGCTTGAGGTCAATCGTCAAGGCGATGTCGTGATTCCAAATCTGGGACCATTTAGTGTTGCTGGTCTTACCTACACAGAAGTAAAACGCTATTTTTCTGCTGAAATCAAAAAGAAAGTGCTCGGTGTCGATGTTGTCGTCACCCTCGCTGATTTGCGCTCAATGCGCGTTTTCGTGGCTGGTGATGCGTTTAAGCCGGGCCCATATGTGATGAGTGCCTTGTCTAGTGTTACGCATGCTATCTTTGCGGCCGGCGGTATAAACGACATTGGCTCGCTTCGAAATATTCAGGTTAAGCGCGCTGGTAAGTTGGTCACAACGTTAGATTTGTACGACCTACTTATCTACGGTGATTCCTCAAATGATATTTTGTTGAAATCCGGAGATGTCGTTTTTGTGGCGCCTGTTGGGGAGCGAGTCACGGTCACTGGCGAGGTTAAGCGCCCGGCGATTTATGAGCTCTCAAGTAATGACGACTTTAATGCTGTTGTCAAAATGGCTGGCGGTTTATTGCCCTCAGCATATCCAACAGCGAGTGTTGTTGAGCGTTTTAACGAGCGTAACATTCGCACCATAGTAAACGTCGATTTAACTCAGCAGACACAGTTAGCGAAAGCCGTTAAAGGTGGCGATGTGTTAAAAGTACTCAAGACATCTGAGCAATACGATGATTCAGTGACGGTTATTGGTGCCGTTACTCGCCCTGGTAAATATCAATGGCAAAAAGGCCATAAAATTAGTGATTTAATTCCTAATATTCACGCTTATATGCTCGATGATGCCGATTTAAATTACAGTTTGATTATTCGAGAAAAAGACATTGGCAGAAATATCGAAGTACTGCAATTTAGCCTCTTTAAGGCACTGAGCGATGTTAACTCTGATGATAACTTGATGCTGGAACCGCATGACCGCATTTTGGTGTTTTCAATTAATGATCGCAACGCTAGCGCAGATGACTCTCTCGACTTACTGGCAATGACGCAGGAAGAGCTTCGCAAAAGAGAAAAACAACTTGCGGAAGAGCAATACAAAGAGCGTATGTTTTGGTTGCAGTATGGTGAAGAAGAGCCTTTAGAGGAATTTGACGAACTCGACGAGTCATTAAAGCTTGCTGAAAAGTCACTAGAGGAGTTGACTGGCGGCACTTATGAAGAAGACGTCGACCCTAAAGATATCGCGATCTTTTCGCGCCAAAAGTTACTCGCTCCAGTTATTAGGAAGCTACAGCATCAAGCGGCATCGGGTGAACCTTTACAGCTCATTGAAGTTGTTGGTGCAGTTAAATACCCAGGTATTTACCCGCTAGCTAAAAACAGCCAAGTAAATGATTTAGTGGCAGCTTCAGGCGGTCTTTTAGAGTCGGCCTATTTGGAGCGCGCCGAAATTACGCGCAATGAAATTATTGATAATAAGGCGCGTAAAAGTGCAATCAATATTAACCTGCACAGCGCTTTAGCGGGTGAAAATGGTCATAACATCACCATTCGAAGCAAAGACAGACTCAATATACATGTTATTCCCGCATGGCAGGAAAATCACATTGTTGAGCTTCGTGGTGAATTTCTATTCCCGGGTAAATACACGATCCAACGTGGCGAGACACTTGGCCAACTTATCGAACGCGCAGGTGGCTTTACCGAATTTGCCTACAAAGAAGGCTCTGTTTTTACCCGTGAAAAGCTCAAGCAACTAGAACTTCAAAATATTTTGAAAGTGACTGAAAGCTTGAGATCGGAGATTGCTTCGAAAAGCTTGTCGCAAAAAGACTCGCAAGCGATAGACTATGAACAAGCGCGATTATTACTGTCAGATCTAACAAAAGTTCAGCCGGTTGGTCGCTTAGTGGTCGATATTCCTCAAATTCAGCAAGACGCTAATGCTGATATATTACTGGAAAATGGCGATGTTTTATTCGTACCCACCAAACAAAACTCAATCAACGTTGTTGGTCAGGTGCAAGTTGCGACCTCGCATATATACAAACAAGGGTTAGATGCTTTTGACTATGTTGAGTTAAGTGGTGGTACGAAGCAACAAGCTGATAACAAACGTATTTATGTGATTAAAGCGAACGGTCAAGTGATGATTCCAGAAGCGGCTAATTGGTTTACGAGCAATGTAAATTCACTTAGCCCGGGCGATACTGTGGTCGTGCCATTGGATTCTTACTTTGTTGATAATTTGAGTTTATGGGCTTTAGGTACACAAATTGTTTATCAAGCCTCAGTTGCAATTGCTGCAATTGCCGGTTTGTAACAGACTGCTCAAAAATGTTATCAAATTGGCAATATTGTTTTAATTGCTAGCTTACTGGACTGG is a window of Thalassotalea euphylliae DNA encoding:
- a CDS encoding flagellar motor protein MotB; protein product: MSRLRIKRHEVEHDDVHRWLVSYADYMTLLFALFVVLYAMAMIHEEPFETMTDSIGRVFQANEELPKNRGHGEDILPVNSSKTNKRLYGDGIKDDAGPELTDGQPVLSNIADSDVGTNLTSLERKLHTALYDIIESGYAQLQVDGDWLEIELNSALLFPSGSSSPTRSADAILTVIHQVLIDVSNFIRVRGYTDNQPINNEIFSSNWELSVARATAILRLLENLGILPARMAIEGYGQYYPSADNETSEGRAQNRKVVIAISKYGLDQESLLDTPTISVKDVATIKEVVDSTDEDNKIRIIRLDNGGIRITTRSDENINNSNK
- a CDS encoding ParA family protein, with translation MVVWTIANQKGGVGKTTTTISLGGLLAERGHKVLLVDTDPHASLSYYFGIESEDLELSVYDLFVQVSTQEQIEQTLCPTQYKNIDILPATMGLATLDRSLGSKGGMGLVLKKAIQKLEGQYDYVLMDCPPVLGVLMVNALAASDRIIVPVQTEFLALKGLDRMMKTMEIMQGEQQEPFTYTIVPTMFDKRTKASLIAYQKLQELYGDTVWPGVVPVDTNFRNASVSQKVPSDYAGASRGVYAYKSLLKHLIKLTAVKK
- a CDS encoding chemotaxis protein CheW, giving the protein MSKSLAASQKVMRSYLSELLTDDAESLEQAPSTQSVLTHKEPDSEKLEKLLENVAKPSLSVTDKVTSTRAQARAITADAKPVKSKVTQAPKAPAKPAAAQVKTDVPVKTTAISTTKSEQTVHVKPQKDYREGSFQAMFFDVAGLTIAVPLIELGGIHNVESINNLMGKPDWFKGVMLHREEKINVVDTALWVMPEKCDQQLMDSLHYQYIIMLSNSQWGLMAEQLVDTVTLEQSDVKWMDNNPKRPWLAGLVKERMCALLDIEALIKMLDQGLNVYPN
- a CDS encoding chemotaxis protein CheW; the protein is MSDERRSANDSVDTNDEVLQWVTFKLEQETYGINVMQVQEVLRYTEIAPVPGAPDYVLGIINLRGNVVTVIDTRSRFGLAAAEITDNTRIVIIEAEKQVIGILVDSVAEVVYLKVSEIDVAPNVGNEESAKFIQGVSNREGELLILVDLNKLLSDDEWDELKQF
- a CDS encoding DUF2802 domain-containing protein, which gives rise to MNINFVLIIVVAAALLLSLVWLLIKVSRLKSQAKLLSSQLNALEMLTADLQVNISALDQKNAELSALLNTQTTENEQVSRQLEHRIRNQQQELASLTQKLTLLDEQQPQDKFYHRASKLAAKGASAEEIMAECELPRAEVEMLLAMYKQGDG
- a CDS encoding MlaA family lipoprotein; the protein is MNYSCYRVFSSAFSFPTLKALALVSVVALSGCSSTSQVDNDPKDPLEPVNRASWTFTWDYADKYVLKPAATAYTEYTPTFLRTGLHNMALNLNEPSSFINNVLQGKFTDAGKSAGRFILNSTVGILGFFDPASDFGWTGTQEEFGEVLAVYGVGDGPYLVIPALGPSSVRDEAGDFVDRYYWPLAVIDFWPNVVRSAIIGLEARASLTQQEQLINEAIDPYEFVKQAYFQNMEYRVYDGNPPIKVNEDEEAELDAYLDELDEE
- a CDS encoding SLBB domain-containing protein, with amino-acid sequence MKYISTKFMSAILGMTLSVSAIAAQAPSSITPQQLEQFKKLPVSQQRALAQSMGIDYNAIRKQLQGGANTSDEEGVNEQQTIYPRGTQFDEFGNPILPQDEMLAEEEEEETEPQPFGYDVFANAPFTFAPTMDIAVPADYIIGAGDTIKLQMFGKESDEFELEVNRQGDVVIPNLGPFSVAGLTYTEVKRYFSAEIKKKVLGVDVVVTLADLRSMRVFVAGDAFKPGPYVMSALSSVTHAIFAAGGINDIGSLRNIQVKRAGKLVTTLDLYDLLIYGDSSNDILLKSGDVVFVAPVGERVTVTGEVKRPAIYELSSNDDFNAVVKMAGGLLPSAYPTASVVERFNERNIRTIVNVDLTQQTQLAKAVKGGDVLKVLKTSEQYDDSVTVIGAVTRPGKYQWQKGHKISDLIPNIHAYMLDDADLNYSLIIREKDIGRNIEVLQFSLFKALSDVNSDDNLMLEPHDRILVFSINDRNASADDSLDLLAMTQEELRKREKQLAEEQYKERMFWLQYGEEEPLEEFDELDESLKLAEKSLEELTGGTYEEDVDPKDIAIFSRQKLLAPVIRKLQHQAASGEPLQLIEVVGAVKYPGIYPLAKNSQVNDLVAASGGLLESAYLERAEITRNEIIDNKARKSAININLHSALAGENGHNITIRSKDRLNIHVIPAWQENHIVELRGEFLFPGKYTIQRGETLGQLIERAGGFTEFAYKEGSVFTREKLKQLELQNILKVTESLRSEIASKSLSQKDSQAIDYEQARLLLSDLTKVQPVGRLVVDIPQIQQDANADILLENGDVLFVPTKQNSINVVGQVQVATSHIYKQGLDAFDYVELSGGTKQQADNKRIYVIKANGQVMIPEAANWFTSNVNSLSPGDTVVVPLDSYFVDNLSLWALGTQIVYQASVAIAAIAGL